AATTGCGTAAATAAGATACTCTATCATATATCGCAATGCATGATTGCGATCTATATAAAATGTAATGCGTgctgagaaggaaaaaaaaaaaccctctaACAAACAAATGTTATAGATGAAAATAACAGCAATTTCTCAAACTACAAAATCAATTGGTCATTAATTAGCAAGAATTCAAGAAGTAACACTAACAAAAACAagtacaaaataaataacataaacaaaaactaATATAAAAGTTGTAGTTGACTCATGCTCAAATGAATTAGCACTACATTTACATCCTAACATAAAGATCAAGGTGATATTAAACTCTCAATGCAAACTTCTGGAATGGTTTGATAATCAATAGGGTGAAAATCAGTAAGCTTCAAAGTATCACTCTTGGAATCATAAAGAGCCAAATCCAAGTCATTATCCGAATTAAACTTCAGTATCACTTGatcatcatcaaacatatatatTGGGGTGATAAGTACGTGAGAATTATCACGTACTCGCATGTAAGGAACCGTGAACAGTTTAGTCCAAGACTCTTTATTTCCGTATTCCTCCATAATCCAAACATCATTACCAGAAGTCACACATAAGCAATCTCTCAAAACACCAATAGACCACAAGTCACACATATCTTCCCCATCGATATgaggtaaaatcatttgataagATTCATTCAccaaatcaaaagaaagaatataACATGGTTTTCCCCACCCTAAAGGGTCTTTAGAGACCAACCAATTCATTGTGCCACTCACATATTTTCCTGATAACGCACTTGGAACAGGAACACCACCAAAAGGATACGTAGGAATGCTTCTCCAAATATTAGTACCCAAAATATGAACCTTCACTTCAGTTTCTAAAACCCAAATAGTGGTACTAACAGGCACAAGGTAGTCCAAAACAACAACGACCTTGTATTGATCAGTAGAAGAATCATAGCCGAAACCAAATGTCATGTGAAAATCAATACACACATCTGGCTTTGTAAAAAGAGGCAAATCCTTGAATTTTCTAATAGAAGGGTTCCACAATATAACTAAGCCTTTATAATGATCTGCAAAACACAGGATGCCGTTGCAAGAGCCAATGAAATGCTCAAATGTGGTCCTAGGATAATCTCCTTTAAAATTATTCGGAGAATACTCAAATTCTGTTAAGTCAGTGTTTAGGTTGGTGAAAACGGAATCCAGTGGGTAAGATGTGAGAATGTACTTGTTCTGTGGGCGACTAAGGTATCTTAAGAAGTGGAGGCGGCGGCGCGTGGTTGACATACGAAGGTGCTTCTTGATGAATTTGGAATCAGATATTAAAAAATTCCACCATTTACAGACACTTCGGAGTTGAAGGAGGAGTTTCGCCGGTAGCCTACAAAGGATTTCTAGAATGACATCGACAGGAAGAGTAGGCAGTGGAGGTGATGTTAGTGTTACAACATCCGAGAATAGGTTGTTGGTGGCAGTTATTTCCGAATCATCGATCTTGCTACCAGGCGCCATATTCGATTGTGCCTTTAGTCTGcctaaaacctaaaaaaaaaataaaaaaaaaaaaaaaaaaatcatcattaatcCAATTGTATAGTGACCGAAAAACAACACAATTTGGCCAAACTGAAATTGGTTCGAGGaatatgataattaatattATCTGTTTTATTTAATATCAGGTTTGTTGTTCTAACAAAACCCTAGTTTAttcattataataaataaattatacacaAACAATCATAACAACAATTACATCCATCATAAGAAAAAtccagat
This portion of the Trifolium pratense cultivar HEN17-A07 linkage group LG3, ARS_RC_1.1, whole genome shotgun sequence genome encodes:
- the LOC123913306 gene encoding F-box/kelch-repeat protein At3g23880-like gives rise to the protein MAPGSKIDDSEITATNNLFSDVVTLTSPPLPTLPVDVILEILCRLPAKLLLQLRSVCKWWNFLISDSKFIKKHLRMSTTRRRLHFLRYLSRPQNKYILTSYPLDSVFTNLNTDLTEFEYSPNNFKGDYPRTTFEHFIGSCNGILCFADHYKGLVILWNPSIRKFKDLPLFTKPDVCIDFHMTFGFGYDSSTDQYKVVVVLDYLVPVSTTIWVLETEVKVHILGTNIWRSIPTYPFGGVPVPSALSGKYVSGTMNWLVSKDPLGWGKPCYILSFDLVNESYQMILPHIDGEDMCDLWSIGVLRDCLCVTSGNDVWIMEEYGNKESWTKLFTVPYMRVRDNSHVLITPIYMFDDDQVILKFNSDNDLDLALYDSKSDTLKLTDFHPIDYQTIPEVCIESLISP